In Euphorbia lathyris chromosome 10, ddEupLath1.1, whole genome shotgun sequence, the DNA window ATATAATACATACAAGAAAGGTAGTcgttgctcgccgagcacatATGCTCTTGCTCGCCGAACAGAAGTCCTAATTCGCTTGGTCGATGCCCTGAGTGCCTGATGAAGTGGGAAAATCGATTTCCCCAAGGTGCTCGCCGAGCACACCCATTCTTGCTCGCCGAGCATGTGAGGGAATATCCCGTTACACACGTGTCACGCGCATGATACATACGGACAACATTATATCTCGGCAGTCTAAAATATGGGGTTAAAAGTAgtatttttttggagtttaggaggttaaagggttgtcccgtgaggtgaggagttaaatgaataaaatgaacaACTTTAAGGGGCTGGGTATGCATCAGGGCTttctaaaattatgaaattgTATCTTTAAAAACTTTTCATTCATTTTCTCCAACGGCGCATTgacttattttctttttctttctcctatGGCTGAATTTATACCCAAATGGTGATATCAAGGGAAAATTGCGAAGTGAGTATGGAAGACAGTGTGCAAAGGAGATTGGATTGTCTTTCTCGTCACTTTTCGTTGCCACTTGAAGTCAATTCTGATCTTTACCCGGTTCGAATATCTCTTTCCATTCCTTTTCTATTTCTGGAATGCTATTGCTCCATATATGCTCGAGTGCTGTacattttttccctaatttcTTTTTTTGCTTGCGAGAAGGGTGTAGTAAAAGGAGGCCAAGGAAAACATGAGGAGGCAGACCCAGTAGTTATAGGAGGCATGGTATTGGATATTCATGCCACTCCTTCAATCCCTACAAATCCTAGAACTACCTCTCCTGGCAAGGTCTCTACATATTCTCTTAACACCCTTTCTTCTTTTATAATTGATTGTTGAATCTAAATTTGTCTCTACTAAAGCTTGTGATTCTAGTGAAACTGCCGTTAAGGTTGCATCAATCTGTAGAACGATTTGATTCTTTTAGCATTCTACTGCAGTAGTGCTTACTTCTTGTGTTTTCTTATGCTGCATTCAAATGTAgaaagacaatgttttataatgTGATTATCTGTTTTCAGGTCAAATATGAACTTGGAGGTGTAGCTAGGAACATTGCTGAGTGCATGTCTAAGCTTGGAACTAATCCTTACATGATAAGTTCCTTAGGCACTGATATGGCTGGtaatttcctttcctttttccCCCTTTTTCGAGAATAAGATCAGTGTTAGTCTTCTTTTTTTCCCCATGGTTGCACATTATCTAATCACATCACATCACACCAacatcttttttcttttttaatctgaATAGATTGTTAGTAGCTGCTAGGAATTCCATTATTTGGAAGTGGAGTCACTTTTGTTTCTAATTAGCTGTGAACTTAATGCTTGTGTTTAAAAATGAAATAGTCTGTATATTTCGTTTGGGTTATAGAAATGATTTACTTACCTCCATATTCCTTTTAAGTGAGTAAGTTTAACTTCTCATCCTTCTAAGAACCACTGTTGAGTTTACTGCTACCTTAGCATATCAGAATTAGATAGCAGATGCAACTTCTTTTGGAACTGAGAAGTTCTTTTTCCTACATATAACAGGAAACTTGCTTTTGGAGTACTGGCATTCTTCTGGGCTATCCACAGAAGGTGAATTTCTACATTATGACCAAAAATTACTTGTAGGGACTATACTTGCTCGTAGCACTtgattttgttttgtgtttgtaATGTATGCTTCCTAATTGTTCATATTTTACTTCTAAAACTAACTTGGCTTGCCACTTTATGAGGCTGTAATTGTTTTTTAATGCTCGGTCGAGGAAAGGTTCTAGGATGGCATGTTCTGATGGTCATTAAAGCCCTAACAGGCCAAATGGATCTATTAAACCTTTGATAGATGTTGCTCCTAGGATATAGTTTCTACAACATATCAAATCATGCCAGATTGAGGAATGACCAAATCTGCCCAAGATGTAGTGTCCGGTTCATCATGATGTGGATGGTTCCTGGAGGACGAGGAAGTGAAACTCTTGAAAGGATGTTTAAAATTAGAACAATTATTTTATCTCTTTCTCTGTTCTTTATCATCTTTTCCTTGAGGGTTGACTTCCAAGAGGATTCAGTAAGGTCCGGAAGAGAGTGGGATCATCTTGGTTAATTGATCATATTTAGACTATATAAAATTAGTTGATTTCCTATTTCATTGAAATAGGAATTTATTGGATTTGGTTTATACAATTGGTGTTACCCCCACCTTGTTTGTTGAGGACTATTTATGGGATCaaactttattattgttattgttattgttattgttattgatTTTCTTATATAGGGAAAGTCCCCATCTCTGAAGTTGATAACTTGTGCTATCTTCTTGTTTCCTGTTTTGAGAGAGACCTGTCTTTCTATTGTTATCAACATCGactaaaattttgaattttggcccCTCTAGCTTATATAAGGGAAAAATGAATCTTCaaaagtttttatcattttttttgttcttattCCCTCGCAATCAAATAGAACGTGATAATTATTTGTGTTTAGGCATTAAAAAACACCATGATATCAGAACTCCTGTCATAACCAACGTATTTGACACCCATGGAGAGGTGCTAGCTGGTGTTGCAGATGTGGAAGCAGTTGTAAGTTAATATTGAAAAAATTATGCTTACACTTACACACTTCATTTGATTGAAATTTTGTGGGTCTCGAGAATAATACCATTTTTAGGAATCAGGATGCTAATATTTTATATGATGACTTTGTCCCAGGAAAAATTCCTAACACCTCAGTGGATTCTGCAATTTGAGCGCAATATTTCTTCTGCTTCAGTATTGTTGGTTGACGCAAATCTTAGTCTTCATGCTCTAGAAGCTTCTTGTCAAGGTACTTGCAACATATCTTTTTATCGCTTGCTCTCATGTGTGTGCATGTTTCGCTATAGTGTATTCAGATTTTTGAACTTGATGCTAGTCACAATCTCTCCCTCCAGCCTTTTTCACCTCTTGTCATCtcaacccttttctttctctctctctctctctctctctctctctctctgtgttCTTTTTGGTAATTATCTTCCGCTTTTTACTCAGTTGCAAGAAAATACAACATCCCAGTTTGGTTTGAGCCTGTTTCAGTTGCAAAATCCGCTAGAATTGCTTCAATTGTCAACAATGTGAGTGTTCTTTTCCTCACACGCCTCAGAACCAATTATTAAGGAAACGAAGAGTGCTCTTTTTAAGATGGTTATTTTGTTTTACTTGTTCGGATATTAATGttatgtgtgtgtgtatatatattcaTTTGAATTAAGTCTTAATATCATCATGTCAACTTGTCAAGTATGTCAGAAATTAGAGAGGAAATTACagctttgtaattttattataatattcTTTTATTGTTACTTGATAATTATGATGTATCAGAATTAAGCATGTGCAACATTTCTGTCTTCAGTTTACATGGTAATAAAATATGTGACTTAGCAAAATCATATCGATCTTTATCTTACATCATATTGTCCTCTTAATTCGTTTTGCAATGGTGGAATTGTCTTTTCTTTTAGTATATTATTTCTGTTTGATGCTCAAACTGATATTTAATACTTTCCATCAGAATAATTAGTTAGATGAACTGGAAAATAGCTTTGTTCATCCATTTTGTATCCCATCTGATGTTGAGATTGCTATAGGTAACTTTCGTTTCACCCAATGAAGATGAGCTTATTGCTATGGCAAATGCTTTGTCTGGAGCAACTATATTTCATCCAATCAAAAGGAAAGGCGACAAACATTGTTCAACAGAGTctttatttgaaattttaaaaCCTGCCATCTTGGTTTTGCTAGAGAAAGGTATTGAGACAGTTGTTGCAACTCTTGGTGCGGACGGGGTGTTTTTATGCTCTAAAGAGCCAAGCATTACAAGAATGAGTCTGGAAAGAGCAAAAAGACGCGGATTTAGTGGACAGTTATATGATACCATAGCATCAAGCTGTCCTTCAAGTAATTTATCCAGTGGTGTATGGATAAAGGGGAGTTCTCATATTTTTGCTGTACATTTCCCTGCCGTTCCTGCATCAGTGGTGAGGCTTACAGGAGCTGGTGACTGCTTGGTTGGTGGAACGCTTGCTTCTCTTTGTTCAGGCTTAGATATTATGCAGAGTGTGGCTGTTGGAATTGCAGTAGCCAAAAGTGCTGTTGAGGCGGAGACCAATGTGCCTTCAGCATTTAGTTTGTCGTCGATTACAGGTCTGCTCACGAAATGAATATTCTCCTCACTGCTTTCATAACGTAACTCAAAACAAATTGAAGAAATACTATATGTACAGTATATGACTTTCTCAATTAAAGGAAAAGATTAGGACAGATGAAACAATtacaaacaagaaaataagaaagaaagaacCTCTGGTTCGCTCTCTACTCATCGATTAGAGCCTCGCTAGGTAAAAGAGCCTGACAAACAGAATTCTCCCTCCCTTTTCCTTCTCATAATGCACCTAGAGATACTaactaaactctctctctctcctgtaACTAATTTATACCACGCTCCAAACCCTGTGTCCCTCTAATTCCCAAATTAATCTTCATTCCCATTAGCATATTCTCTACCAGTCAAGTCTGAAAATGGTGGATATGCATGTGATGATCGTAGGCGAATACTAATACGAACACAACTAATATgaatatatatacaatttagTGTTTAATTCACATGTGACCTGAATCTTTACAGTTTCAGAAAGATTTTCAGGTCCTTGTTTTATATAATGCTTGTTGATTGTTTTGTGCAGAAGACGCAAGGCTGGTATATTCCTCTTCCAAATTGTTGGTCAATCAATCAAGGCTTTAATTCAATCTGTCATTTCGCCGACACAGGAGCTACTAATGAACCAGTTTGGGAAAGCAATCAACAACGGTAGAGATAGAATTATTGCTTTATTATGACTTTGTTATGTTAATGAGCAATGAAATCCATTGATATGTCCTCATCAAGTGAAAGCTATAAATTAGATGGGGGACTTTCCTCAACGCTTtcatttttagaaatttttattttcatggaTTTTGGAGGAATTCCTCATGAAATCCATTATTTGGAAGAAATTATCCAACAATTTTCTTTAGAAAATGGAGTTTTGTTGAAGAAATTGTAAATTATGGGAGAATTATAATTGAATTCAAATAATGGTGCTAATCAATATATTGTGGTATAAAGGTTttcttatattaaataaatgatATATACTCGTTAGTAATTTATCTTTAAATAAGCATGGTTTCGTGGTGTAGTTGGTTATCACGTCAGTCTAACACACTGAAGGTCCCCGGTTCGAGCCCGGGCGAAgccaattattttattttgtgaagggtttttttttaggCTTAAACATAATCTTTGGAATTTCATTTTTTCAGGTATACATATTCCAGttaccttttatttatttttcaaaaaaaaaagttaccttttatttattcttttagcATTAGGTCTAAATTTTACCCAAAGAAAAGCATTAGGTCTAAATTTTACCCCCCAAAAAAAAGCATTAGGTCTAATTAATCAATTGGaggtttgtatatatatatattaaataactGCCTGCGGAAAAGAGAACCAAAACCAAAAACGTGGAATATTGAATAACTGACCGCCAAAAAGAGAACCAAAacccaaaaatagaaaaaatggcTTCGCCCAGGCTCGAACTGGGGACCTTCAGTGTGTTAGACTGATGTGATAACCAACTACACCACGAAACCATGCTTGTCAGATGAGATATTACGAAATATTTATAGTATCtactctatataaaaaaaaccgtTATTCCgcgatttatttattttttttttgaaatgttaTTCCGCGATTTATTAGTTCGCAGCATTTTACAGTTCTTCCTCCTTGCAGAAATAGATTTTGGCTTTCATGGCTTTTCCAGGCGAGGTGAGCGCGCTTAAAAATTTTCCACAATTCTCAAGTTTCATCTTTCTTTtgctattattatttttagatttttttatctCTTCGTATTTCGTTAAACTATAATTTGGTTTTGATGTGCAATTGTTTCGTATGGCGCTTCTGTTCTGTATATAGGTTGGGTTGCAAATGCTTCTTTACCCGCTTAATTCTAATGTCGTCGTCCGTACAGCATGGTAGGCTCTGATCCTtttcttctttcaatttcttttttctctttttagggGTTGGTTACTATTACAAGGGTTTGGAATTTGGATTCAAAGAGCGGAATTTGTTCCacttattgtttttttatttgacTATAAATGTTATATGATTGTGCATCTTCTTATTTCTTTTGGAGTAGTTGGTTGTCCAAAAACCTTCATGGTGTGAGATTGTCTTTTAAGACTGGTGGAGAAATTAGTGTTGGCAATAATCTGAATCTATATGATTAAAACACACACTCCATTTCATATGGTGACTCCAGGGCAGGAAACCTCGAAGTTATATAATGTTGTATCTTATATGTTCATGGTCTGCATAGCTAATTTACATATCCTGTCCAGCTGTACTGTGGGAATCATTGTACCTGTTTATTCGACATTCAAGGCCATTGAGACGAAAGATGAAGCTGAACAACGAAGATGGCTTCTTTATTGGGCAGGTTAGAGTTTATCTTTTTCTACTTGCAAATTGCAATTGAATCACTGCTggaatgattttgaattttcaattcatctttgaAGTTAATATTTCTATCTCTTCTTTAATCTGCCAACTtgtctgcaaaaaaaaaatatgttatttttataaTCAATGCTGATGGAATAAATTCTTTTGTGCAATTATGTTGCGCATCCCATATTGTGTTTTGAGCTACTCAACTGAGCTGCGGTTTAATCACAATTAGTATTTGACAAGTTGTAAAAGATTTGAAGGCTTAAGAATGGTTCTACATTCAGAGTTTTTGAAGTTCTTATTATGTGTTTTGATgtctctttttgttggagggaATGATGGGGGGAAAGGTGGTATGCCAGATGCCCTCTATATAAATAAATGGTGTTAATTGTGTTTCTACCGGCCTTGTACACTTCATAATGAGCTCATTTCATTTGCAGTTTATGGAACTTTCAGTGTTGCAGAAGTCTTTGCAGATAAAACTCTTTCATGGTATGTTGTAGGCCTACTACTCTTTTCTTATAATTGAGATGAATTTCTCCTATCCCTTAGCCAACAGATCTAGTGATTAATCTCGCATCATTTTCAATTGTGAAAAATTGTCTGCGTGTGCAGTTATGCCATCTGTTGTTCTGAATTGTGGTGCTTATATTCTATTGTCTGAATATTGTTTACTAAATTATGAAATCTCATTTAAGTGTTTTAGCCCTagtttatttttactttgataTCTGTAATTTTTAGATGTACTAAAGAAGGTTGAGAGGTAAAAGAAAGATCCATTTTTGCTATTTTGCTGTTACTAAATTTTGCAACATTGTCTTTGATGAAATGGAAGATGTTCaagaaaacaaaatatttaGACAGCTTGTTGATAATTTATAGGCAGGAAGGGGCAAACTAGGAGAGTTTAGATCTTTATACTGGGTAAGGTGACTGTCTCTAAAGAATAGTAATTAATTGGGTGTGCTTTCTCTCTTGTAATCCCTATTGATTAATTGGATCAGGTGCTCCTTCTACACCAAATTGTTTTTAAAACTGCATGTGACCATCTTCTAAACCTCCTTTCCTGTTTCTAAAACCACCTCCTTTTTACCAGATTGGACTTGCCGCCATGGTTTTCTTGCATGCTTCTTAAATTCCATGGAATTCTGTGGCTGAGATGGttgaatttcttattttttgggTCATGGTTTATTTTTGCCAGTGCAATGAGAAAATTGAAGCACCAGAGTCGTTTGACAATCTATTACTGTTACTAGTTGTCTTCCTTTTCTGTGTGAAACAGTTCTGTTTATAATTCCCTATTCTGTTGGGGTGTTCACGGTGAAATTAGCTCTAAAGAAGCTTAATTTCTTTGTTTCATTAGGCTTCCTTTATACTATCATGTGAAGTTAGCATTTCTTGTTTGGCTACAACTTCCGTCACTCAATGTAAGCTTTTCCTTTCTGgatttgtttcttttttcttttgtttgtccTTATGCATTGAGTTTTCAAGGATTCTCATGACAGAGGCTGAATTGCATTTGATGACTGCTAACTGTATAACAGGGAACCAGGCAGTTGTATATGAACAAACTTCGCCCATTCTTATTGAGACATCAAGCAAGATTTGATCAAATCCTGGAGCTTCTGAACTTTGAAGCGGTAAATATTGTCTAATCATTGCATTACATGTTATGACCAATTGCTGTTCATGGTAATTGGGGATGCGACAACAAGGCATGCAACTGGGGATGCAAAGGTTTCGGCTTGAAGAGATGCGACATGTTTTCCAAT includes these proteins:
- the LOC136209236 gene encoding pseudouridine kinase isoform X2, which gives rise to MVISRENCEVSMEDSVQRRLDCLSRHFSLPLEVNSDLYPGVVKGGQGKHEEADPVVIGGMVLDIHATPSIPTNPRTTSPGKVKYELGGVARNIAECMSKLGTNPYMISSLGTDMAGNLLLEYWHSSGLSTEGIKKHHDIRTPVITNVFDTHGEVLAGVADVEAVEKFLTPQWILQFERNISSASVLLVDANLSLHALEASCQVARKYNIPVWFEPVSVAKSARIASIVNNVTFVSPNEDELIAMANALSGATIFHPIKRKGDKHCSTESLFEILKPAILVLLEKGIETVVATLGADGVFLCSKEPSITRMSLERAKRRGFSGQLYDTIASSCPSSNLSSGVWIKGSSHIFAVHFPAVPASVVRLTGAGDCLVGGTLASLCSGLDIMQSVAVGIAVAKSAVEAETNVPSAFSLSSITDARLVYSSSKLLVNQSRL
- the LOC136209236 gene encoding pseudouridine kinase isoform X1 gives rise to the protein MVISRENCEVSMEDSVQRRLDCLSRHFSLPLEVNSDLYPGVVKGGQGKHEEADPVVIGGMVLDIHATPSIPTNPRTTSPGKVKYELGGVARNIAECMSKLGTNPYMISSLGTDMAGNLLLEYWHSSGLSTEGIKKHHDIRTPVITNVFDTHGEVLAGVADVEAVEKFLTPQWILQFERNISSASVLLVDANLSLHALEASCQVARKYNIPVWFEPVSVAKSARIASIVNNVTFVSPNEDELIAMANALSGATIFHPIKRKGDKHCSTESLFEILKPAILVLLEKGIETVVATLGADGVFLCSKEPSITRMSLERAKRRGFSGQLYDTIASSCPSSNLSSGVWIKGSSHIFAVHFPAVPASVVRLTGAGDCLVGGTLASLCSGLDIMQSVAVGIAVAKSAVEAETNVPSAFSLSSITEDARLVYSSSKLLVNQSRL
- the LOC136209238 gene encoding HVA22-like protein k, which codes for MAFPGEVGLQMLLYPLNSNVVVRTACCTVGIIVPVYSTFKAIETKDEAEQRRWLLYWAVYGTFSVAEVFADKTLSWLPLYYHVKLAFLVWLQLPSLNGTRQLYMNKLRPFLLRHQARFDQILELLNFEAEKFVSSHQAEFRFAKAIFLKVLASVHNMAQDLIHPGQRQPNGSFQGPARRIRDSQSDEED